In a genomic window of Caloenas nicobarica isolate bCalNic1 chromosome 1, bCalNic1.hap1, whole genome shotgun sequence:
- the P4HA3 gene encoding prolyl 4-hydroxylase subunit alpha-3 isoform X2: protein MRGPGAGAGWGALALGVLLVLLCPPPSPAETYTAMASVRRALGSEGRLLRRLRGYLREERGRLRRLARFYEKVQALHQDPEASVDNPLLAFSLIKRLHSDWPNVIYSDEATENTQALHDAFKEMEQELPGAEDLDGAARALMRLQDVYALSVKGMANGVFQHAGSGRPPLYSPGQRVSLSADDLFHVGKVAYDTGDYYHSIAWLEEAVGLFRLSYGSWNPEDRSSLEDALDHLAFSYFMAGNISHALSLSREFLHYDPSNQRVVRNVAKYEKLLETGTVTSTEPLRRPNGTRLQNRDAYEELCQRPGGQALEHLPQLGCSYETNGSPYLLLQPAKKEMVQIRPYVALYHDFVSDVEAETIKGLAGPWLQRSVVASGEKQQKAEYRISKSAWLKDTAHPVVRTLEKRMAAVTGLDLRPPYAEYLQVVNYGLGGHYEPHFDHATSRKSPLYRMKSGNRIATVMIYLSAVEAGGSTAFIHANLSVPVVKNAALFWWNLRRNGDGDGDTLHAGCPVLAGDKWVANKWIHEHGQEFRRPCGIDPQD, encoded by the exons ATGCGGGGGCCGGGTGCGGGGGCCGGATGGGGGGCTCTGGCTCTGGGGGTGCTGCTGGtcctgctgtgtccccccccgaGCCCAGCCGAGACCTACACGGCCATGGCGAGTGTCCGGAGGGCGCTGGGCTCCGAGGGCCGCCTGCTCCGCCGGCTCCGCGGGTACCTGCGGGAGGAGCGCGGCCGCCTCCGCCGCCTCGCCAG GTTTTATGAGAAGGTCCAGGCGCTGCACCAGGACCCTGAGGCCTCGGTGGACAACCCCTTGTTGGCCTTCAGCCTCATCAAGCGTCTCCACTCTGACTGGCCCAATGTCATCTACAGTGATGAGGCCACTGAGAACACCCAGG CTCTCCATGATGCCTTCAAGGagatggagcaggagctgcctggagcTGAGGACCTGGACGGGGCTGCCCGGGCACTGATGCGGCTGCAGGATGTCTATGCACTCAGTGTCAAGGGCATGGCCAACGGTGTCTTCCAACACGCTGGCTCTGGCCGCCCACCCCTCTACAGCCCCGGCCAGCGCGTGTCCCTCTCTGCTGATGACCTCTTCCATGTGGGCAAG GTGGCCTATGACACGGGTGACTACTACCACTCCATCGCGTGGCTGGAGGAGGCCGTTGGACTCTTCCGCCTCTCCTACGGCAGCTGGAACCCCGAGGACCGGAGCAGCCTGGAGGATGCTCTGGACCATCTCGCCTTCTCCTACTTCATG GCTGGAAATATCTCCCACGCCTTGAGCCTCTCCAGGGAGTTTCTCCACTATG ACCCCAGTAACCAAAGGGTGGTGAGGAACGTGGCCAAGTACGAGAAGCTGCTGGAGACGGGGACAGTGACGAGCACCGAACCCCTGCGACGCCCCAACGGCACCCGCCTGCAGAACCGCGACGCCTATGAGGAGCTGTGCCAGCGCccgggggggcag GCCCTGGAGCACCTCCCACAACTTGGGTGCTCCTACGAGACCAACGGCAGCCCCtacctcctgctgcagcctgccAAGAAGGAGATGGTCCAGATCCGACCCTACGTGGCTTTGTACCACGATTTCGTGAGCGATGTTGAAGCTGAGACCATCAAGGGGTTGGCAGGTCCTTGG ctgcagagatcTGTGGTCGCCtctggggagaagcagcagaaagccGAGTATCGGATAAGCAAGAG TGCGTGGCTGAAGGACACAGCCCACCCGGTGGTGCGGACGTTGGAGAAGCGCATGGCCGCCGTCACCGGCCTGGACCTGCGCCCACCCTACGCCGAGTACCTGCAGGTGGTCAACTACGGGTTGGGAGGCCACTACGAGCCACACTTCGACCACGCCACG TCCAGGAAGAGCCCCCTGTACAGAATGAAGTCGGGCAACAGGATCGCCACGGTCATGATCTAC CTGAGCGCAGTGGAGGCTGGTGGCTCCACCGCCTTCATCCACGCCAACCTCAGCGTGCCCGTGGTGAAG AACGCCGCTCTCTTCTGGTGGAACCTGCGGCGGAACGGGGACGGTGACGGGGACACCCTGCACGCCGGCTGCCCCGTCCTGGCCGGGGACAAGTGGG TGGCAAATAAGTGGATCCATGAGCACGGGCAGGAGTTTCGGCGGCCATGCGGCATCGACCCCCAGGACTGA
- the P4HA3 gene encoding prolyl 4-hydroxylase subunit alpha-3 isoform X3, protein MRGPGAGAGWGALALGVLLVLLCPPPSPAETYTAMASVRRALGSEGRLLRRLRGYLREERGRLRRLARFYEKVQALHQDPEASVDNPLLAFSLIKRLHSDWPNVIYSDEATENTQALHDAFKEMEQELPGAEDLDGAARALMRLQDVYALSVKGMANGVFQHAGSGRPPLYSPGQRVSLSADDLFHVGKEAVGLFRLSYGSWNPEDRSSLEDALDHLAFSYFMAGNISHALSLSREFLHYDPSNQRVVRNVAKYEKLLETGTVTSTEPLRRPNGTRLQNRDAYEELCQRPGGQQALEHLPQLGCSYETNGSPYLLLQPAKKEMVQIRPYVALYHDFVSDVEAETIKGLAGPWLQRSVVASGEKQQKAEYRISKSAWLKDTAHPVVRTLEKRMAAVTGLDLRPPYAEYLQVVNYGLGGHYEPHFDHATSRKSPLYRMKSGNRIATVMIYLSAVEAGGSTAFIHANLSVPVVKNAALFWWNLRRNGDGDGDTLHAGCPVLAGDKWVANKWIHEHGQEFRRPCGIDPQD, encoded by the exons ATGCGGGGGCCGGGTGCGGGGGCCGGATGGGGGGCTCTGGCTCTGGGGGTGCTGCTGGtcctgctgtgtccccccccgaGCCCAGCCGAGACCTACACGGCCATGGCGAGTGTCCGGAGGGCGCTGGGCTCCGAGGGCCGCCTGCTCCGCCGGCTCCGCGGGTACCTGCGGGAGGAGCGCGGCCGCCTCCGCCGCCTCGCCAG GTTTTATGAGAAGGTCCAGGCGCTGCACCAGGACCCTGAGGCCTCGGTGGACAACCCCTTGTTGGCCTTCAGCCTCATCAAGCGTCTCCACTCTGACTGGCCCAATGTCATCTACAGTGATGAGGCCACTGAGAACACCCAGG CTCTCCATGATGCCTTCAAGGagatggagcaggagctgcctggagcTGAGGACCTGGACGGGGCTGCCCGGGCACTGATGCGGCTGCAGGATGTCTATGCACTCAGTGTCAAGGGCATGGCCAACGGTGTCTTCCAACACGCTGGCTCTGGCCGCCCACCCCTCTACAGCCCCGGCCAGCGCGTGTCCCTCTCTGCTGATGACCTCTTCCATGTGGGCAAG GAGGCCGTTGGACTCTTCCGCCTCTCCTACGGCAGCTGGAACCCCGAGGACCGGAGCAGCCTGGAGGATGCTCTGGACCATCTCGCCTTCTCCTACTTCATG GCTGGAAATATCTCCCACGCCTTGAGCCTCTCCAGGGAGTTTCTCCACTATG ACCCCAGTAACCAAAGGGTGGTGAGGAACGTGGCCAAGTACGAGAAGCTGCTGGAGACGGGGACAGTGACGAGCACCGAACCCCTGCGACGCCCCAACGGCACCCGCCTGCAGAACCGCGACGCCTATGAGGAGCTGTGCCAGCGCccgggggggcag caGGCCCTGGAGCACCTCCCACAACTTGGGTGCTCCTACGAGACCAACGGCAGCCCCtacctcctgctgcagcctgccAAGAAGGAGATGGTCCAGATCCGACCCTACGTGGCTTTGTACCACGATTTCGTGAGCGATGTTGAAGCTGAGACCATCAAGGGGTTGGCAGGTCCTTGG ctgcagagatcTGTGGTCGCCtctggggagaagcagcagaaagccGAGTATCGGATAAGCAAGAG TGCGTGGCTGAAGGACACAGCCCACCCGGTGGTGCGGACGTTGGAGAAGCGCATGGCCGCCGTCACCGGCCTGGACCTGCGCCCACCCTACGCCGAGTACCTGCAGGTGGTCAACTACGGGTTGGGAGGCCACTACGAGCCACACTTCGACCACGCCACG TCCAGGAAGAGCCCCCTGTACAGAATGAAGTCGGGCAACAGGATCGCCACGGTCATGATCTAC CTGAGCGCAGTGGAGGCTGGTGGCTCCACCGCCTTCATCCACGCCAACCTCAGCGTGCCCGTGGTGAAG AACGCCGCTCTCTTCTGGTGGAACCTGCGGCGGAACGGGGACGGTGACGGGGACACCCTGCACGCCGGCTGCCCCGTCCTGGCCGGGGACAAGTGGG TGGCAAATAAGTGGATCCATGAGCACGGGCAGGAGTTTCGGCGGCCATGCGGCATCGACCCCCAGGACTGA
- the P4HA3 gene encoding prolyl 4-hydroxylase subunit alpha-3 isoform X1 — protein sequence MRGPGAGAGWGALALGVLLVLLCPPPSPAETYTAMASVRRALGSEGRLLRRLRGYLREERGRLRRLARFYEKVQALHQDPEASVDNPLLAFSLIKRLHSDWPNVIYSDEATENTQALHDAFKEMEQELPGAEDLDGAARALMRLQDVYALSVKGMANGVFQHAGSGRPPLYSPGQRVSLSADDLFHVGKVAYDTGDYYHSIAWLEEAVGLFRLSYGSWNPEDRSSLEDALDHLAFSYFMAGNISHALSLSREFLHYDPSNQRVVRNVAKYEKLLETGTVTSTEPLRRPNGTRLQNRDAYEELCQRPGGQQALEHLPQLGCSYETNGSPYLLLQPAKKEMVQIRPYVALYHDFVSDVEAETIKGLAGPWLQRSVVASGEKQQKAEYRISKSAWLKDTAHPVVRTLEKRMAAVTGLDLRPPYAEYLQVVNYGLGGHYEPHFDHATSRKSPLYRMKSGNRIATVMIYLSAVEAGGSTAFIHANLSVPVVKNAALFWWNLRRNGDGDGDTLHAGCPVLAGDKWVANKWIHEHGQEFRRPCGIDPQD from the exons ATGCGGGGGCCGGGTGCGGGGGCCGGATGGGGGGCTCTGGCTCTGGGGGTGCTGCTGGtcctgctgtgtccccccccgaGCCCAGCCGAGACCTACACGGCCATGGCGAGTGTCCGGAGGGCGCTGGGCTCCGAGGGCCGCCTGCTCCGCCGGCTCCGCGGGTACCTGCGGGAGGAGCGCGGCCGCCTCCGCCGCCTCGCCAG GTTTTATGAGAAGGTCCAGGCGCTGCACCAGGACCCTGAGGCCTCGGTGGACAACCCCTTGTTGGCCTTCAGCCTCATCAAGCGTCTCCACTCTGACTGGCCCAATGTCATCTACAGTGATGAGGCCACTGAGAACACCCAGG CTCTCCATGATGCCTTCAAGGagatggagcaggagctgcctggagcTGAGGACCTGGACGGGGCTGCCCGGGCACTGATGCGGCTGCAGGATGTCTATGCACTCAGTGTCAAGGGCATGGCCAACGGTGTCTTCCAACACGCTGGCTCTGGCCGCCCACCCCTCTACAGCCCCGGCCAGCGCGTGTCCCTCTCTGCTGATGACCTCTTCCATGTGGGCAAG GTGGCCTATGACACGGGTGACTACTACCACTCCATCGCGTGGCTGGAGGAGGCCGTTGGACTCTTCCGCCTCTCCTACGGCAGCTGGAACCCCGAGGACCGGAGCAGCCTGGAGGATGCTCTGGACCATCTCGCCTTCTCCTACTTCATG GCTGGAAATATCTCCCACGCCTTGAGCCTCTCCAGGGAGTTTCTCCACTATG ACCCCAGTAACCAAAGGGTGGTGAGGAACGTGGCCAAGTACGAGAAGCTGCTGGAGACGGGGACAGTGACGAGCACCGAACCCCTGCGACGCCCCAACGGCACCCGCCTGCAGAACCGCGACGCCTATGAGGAGCTGTGCCAGCGCccgggggggcag caGGCCCTGGAGCACCTCCCACAACTTGGGTGCTCCTACGAGACCAACGGCAGCCCCtacctcctgctgcagcctgccAAGAAGGAGATGGTCCAGATCCGACCCTACGTGGCTTTGTACCACGATTTCGTGAGCGATGTTGAAGCTGAGACCATCAAGGGGTTGGCAGGTCCTTGG ctgcagagatcTGTGGTCGCCtctggggagaagcagcagaaagccGAGTATCGGATAAGCAAGAG TGCGTGGCTGAAGGACACAGCCCACCCGGTGGTGCGGACGTTGGAGAAGCGCATGGCCGCCGTCACCGGCCTGGACCTGCGCCCACCCTACGCCGAGTACCTGCAGGTGGTCAACTACGGGTTGGGAGGCCACTACGAGCCACACTTCGACCACGCCACG TCCAGGAAGAGCCCCCTGTACAGAATGAAGTCGGGCAACAGGATCGCCACGGTCATGATCTAC CTGAGCGCAGTGGAGGCTGGTGGCTCCACCGCCTTCATCCACGCCAACCTCAGCGTGCCCGTGGTGAAG AACGCCGCTCTCTTCTGGTGGAACCTGCGGCGGAACGGGGACGGTGACGGGGACACCCTGCACGCCGGCTGCCCCGTCCTGGCCGGGGACAAGTGGG TGGCAAATAAGTGGATCCATGAGCACGGGCAGGAGTTTCGGCGGCCATGCGGCATCGACCCCCAGGACTGA
- the NEU3 gene encoding sialidase-3 isoform X2, whose translation MSQAVTCLKQGGGGETPPCPSPPGPPLGFPGETLFRQGSGVTYRIPALLYVPPTATFLAFAEKRSSARDEDAKFLVLRRGCRDGSSVKWGPLEELSALVLPGRRTMNPCPLYDATSGVIFLFCICVERGKTERRQIWRGCSAARLCYSTSADGGRAWTALRDVTDQAIGHDLSRWATFAVGPGHGVQLASGRLVVPAYAYYVHRRLCGAVPLPCCTRQHALVFYSDDGGRSWHKGDLVAGGETGECQVAEIIGDDAQRPVLYCNARAARGCRAVAFSTDRGLRFGRSARCKELGEPPRGCQGSVVSFPAPAGDTPTWLLYSHPTDRHRRSDLGVYLNPSPLDGAGWGRPRVLRPGPAGYSDLAVCPGGGFGCLFECGASSACEEIAFCLFGLDASDRGERNLKAF comes from the exons ATGTCCCAGGCTGTCACCTGCCTGAAG cagggggGTGGTGGAGAGACCCCCCCGTGCCCATCACCACCGGGACCTCCGCTCGGCTTCCCTGGCGAGACGCTGTTCCGGCAGGGGAGCGGGGTCACCTACCGCATCCCGGCTCTGCTCTACGTCCCCCCCACCGCCACCTTCCTGGCCTTTGCCGAGAAACGCTCCTCGGCCAGGGACGAGGACGCCAAGTTCCTGGTGCtgcgccggggctgccgggacGGCTCCTCGGTCAAG TGGGGTCCGCTGGAGGAGCTGTCGGCGCTGGTGCTGCCCGGCCGCCGCACCATGAACCCCTGTCCCCTTTACGACGCGACGAGCGGCgtcatcttcctcttctgcatCTGCGTCGAGCGGGGCAAGACGGAGCGGCGCCAAATCTGGAGGGGCTGCAGCGCCGCCCGCCTCTGCTATTCCACCAGCGCCGACGGCGGCCGCGCCTGGACCGCGCTGCGGGACGTGACGGACCAGGCCATCGGCCACGACCTGTCCCGATGGGCCACCTTCGCCGTGGGGCCGGGCCACGGCGTCCAGCTGGCCTCGGGGCGCCTGGTGGTGCCGGCGTACGCCTACTACGTGCACCGACGCTTGTGCGGGGCCGTGCCGCTGCCGTGCTGCACCCGCCAGCACGCCCTCGTCTTCTACAGCGACGACGGCGGGCGCAGCTGGCACAAGGGCGACCTGGTCGCCGGCGGCGAGACGGGCGAGTGCCAAGTCGCTGAAATAATCGGGGACGATGCCCAGCGGCCCGTGCTCTACTGCAACGCCCGGGCGGCGCGCGGCTGCCGGGCCGTGGCGTTCAGCACCGACCGCGGGCTGCGGTTCGGGCGCTCGGCGCggtgcaaggagctgggggAACCGCCGCGGGGGTGCCAGGGCAGCGTGGTGAGCTTCCCCGCGCCCGCCGGCGACACCCCCACTTGGTTACTGTACTCCCATCCCACCGACCGGCACCGCCGGAGCGATTTGGGCGTCTACCTCAACCCCTCGCCGCTGGACGGGGCGGGTTGGGGGCGCCCGCGGGTGCTGCGCCCGGGGCCGGCGGGTTATTCCGACCTGGCCGTCTGTCCCGGCGGCGGTTTCGGCTGCTTGTTCGAGTGCGGCGCCAGCAGCGCCTGCGAGGAAATCGCCTTCTGCCTCTTCGGCCTGGACGCCTCCGACCGCGGCGAGCGGAACCtcaaggctttttaa
- the NEU3 gene encoding sialidase-3 isoform X1 → MSQAVTCLKQQGGGGETPPCPSPPGPPLGFPGETLFRQGSGVTYRIPALLYVPPTATFLAFAEKRSSARDEDAKFLVLRRGCRDGSSVKWGPLEELSALVLPGRRTMNPCPLYDATSGVIFLFCICVERGKTERRQIWRGCSAARLCYSTSADGGRAWTALRDVTDQAIGHDLSRWATFAVGPGHGVQLASGRLVVPAYAYYVHRRLCGAVPLPCCTRQHALVFYSDDGGRSWHKGDLVAGGETGECQVAEIIGDDAQRPVLYCNARAARGCRAVAFSTDRGLRFGRSARCKELGEPPRGCQGSVVSFPAPAGDTPTWLLYSHPTDRHRRSDLGVYLNPSPLDGAGWGRPRVLRPGPAGYSDLAVCPGGGFGCLFECGASSACEEIAFCLFGLDASDRGERNLKAF, encoded by the exons ATGTCCCAGGCTGTCACCTGCCTGAAG cagcagggggGTGGTGGAGAGACCCCCCCGTGCCCATCACCACCGGGACCTCCGCTCGGCTTCCCTGGCGAGACGCTGTTCCGGCAGGGGAGCGGGGTCACCTACCGCATCCCGGCTCTGCTCTACGTCCCCCCCACCGCCACCTTCCTGGCCTTTGCCGAGAAACGCTCCTCGGCCAGGGACGAGGACGCCAAGTTCCTGGTGCtgcgccggggctgccgggacGGCTCCTCGGTCAAG TGGGGTCCGCTGGAGGAGCTGTCGGCGCTGGTGCTGCCCGGCCGCCGCACCATGAACCCCTGTCCCCTTTACGACGCGACGAGCGGCgtcatcttcctcttctgcatCTGCGTCGAGCGGGGCAAGACGGAGCGGCGCCAAATCTGGAGGGGCTGCAGCGCCGCCCGCCTCTGCTATTCCACCAGCGCCGACGGCGGCCGCGCCTGGACCGCGCTGCGGGACGTGACGGACCAGGCCATCGGCCACGACCTGTCCCGATGGGCCACCTTCGCCGTGGGGCCGGGCCACGGCGTCCAGCTGGCCTCGGGGCGCCTGGTGGTGCCGGCGTACGCCTACTACGTGCACCGACGCTTGTGCGGGGCCGTGCCGCTGCCGTGCTGCACCCGCCAGCACGCCCTCGTCTTCTACAGCGACGACGGCGGGCGCAGCTGGCACAAGGGCGACCTGGTCGCCGGCGGCGAGACGGGCGAGTGCCAAGTCGCTGAAATAATCGGGGACGATGCCCAGCGGCCCGTGCTCTACTGCAACGCCCGGGCGGCGCGCGGCTGCCGGGCCGTGGCGTTCAGCACCGACCGCGGGCTGCGGTTCGGGCGCTCGGCGCggtgcaaggagctgggggAACCGCCGCGGGGGTGCCAGGGCAGCGTGGTGAGCTTCCCCGCGCCCGCCGGCGACACCCCCACTTGGTTACTGTACTCCCATCCCACCGACCGGCACCGCCGGAGCGATTTGGGCGTCTACCTCAACCCCTCGCCGCTGGACGGGGCGGGTTGGGGGCGCCCGCGGGTGCTGCGCCCGGGGCCGGCGGGTTATTCCGACCTGGCCGTCTGTCCCGGCGGCGGTTTCGGCTGCTTGTTCGAGTGCGGCGCCAGCAGCGCCTGCGAGGAAATCGCCTTCTGCCTCTTCGGCCTGGACGCCTCCGACCGCGGCGAGCGGAACCtcaaggctttttaa